The following proteins are co-located in the Mesorhizobium sp. M1E.F.Ca.ET.045.02.1.1 genome:
- a CDS encoding dipeptide ABC transporter ATP-binding protein: protein MSLLDIENLSLSIGGTPILKEVDLAIAPGEVVGLVGESGSGKSMTALTIMRLLPHLAQASGRVTFDGIDILGASEDQMCALRGDDIGMVFQEPMTALNPVKTIGEQVAEGIRWHTKAGRAEAEEHARKILDRVGLPETRFPLSRYPHELSGGQRQRVVIAIACALKPKLLIADEPTTALDVVLQAQILDLLRDLVSENRMGLLLISHDLAVVTEMSDRLTILRRGEVTEAGDTARTLSEQLHFYTRELALASMHVPARPKTHLAGSAKPLLEVESVSRDYPGRRKSLFRPAASIRAVDEVSLTIEPAQSVALVGRSGCGKSTLARMILALDKPTAGAIRFRGETITGKAEAALRPARRDMQVVFQDPYGSFDPRQKVERLVAEPLHLLEKQPTRAERREMVAHALDEVGLGPRDMDKYPHEFSGGQRQRLSIARAIITRPKLVVADEPVSALDVSIRAQILDLFAELNQKLGIAYLFITHDLTVARAMSDEVLVMQEGKIIERGRTADVLDNPRSEAAQALVAAAPDLHRAITRRMQEQG, encoded by the coding sequence ATGAGCCTGCTCGATATCGAGAACCTGTCGCTGTCGATCGGCGGGACGCCGATCCTGAAGGAAGTCGATCTTGCGATCGCGCCCGGCGAAGTGGTCGGTCTGGTCGGCGAATCGGGCTCCGGCAAATCGATGACGGCGCTGACAATCATGCGGCTGCTGCCGCATCTGGCCCAAGCCAGCGGCCGCGTCACCTTCGACGGCATCGATATCCTCGGCGCGAGCGAGGACCAGATGTGCGCGCTGCGCGGCGATGATATCGGCATGGTCTTCCAGGAACCGATGACGGCGCTCAATCCGGTCAAGACGATCGGCGAGCAGGTGGCCGAAGGCATTCGCTGGCACACCAAGGCTGGCCGCGCCGAGGCAGAGGAACACGCACGAAAAATCCTGGACCGGGTCGGTCTGCCGGAGACAAGATTCCCGCTGTCGCGCTACCCGCATGAACTGTCCGGCGGCCAGCGCCAGCGCGTCGTCATTGCGATCGCCTGCGCGCTCAAGCCAAAGCTCTTGATCGCCGACGAGCCGACGACGGCGCTCGATGTGGTGCTGCAGGCGCAGATACTCGACCTGCTGCGCGACCTGGTCAGCGAGAACCGCATGGGCCTTTTGCTCATTTCGCACGACCTGGCGGTGGTGACCGAAATGTCTGACCGCCTGACCATCCTGCGCCGCGGCGAGGTGACGGAAGCCGGCGACACCGCGCGCACGCTGTCGGAGCAGCTCCACTTCTACACGCGCGAGCTGGCGCTAGCCTCGATGCACGTGCCGGCGCGTCCGAAAACCCACCTTGCCGGCTCCGCCAAGCCGCTGCTCGAAGTTGAGAGCGTCAGCCGGGATTATCCGGGGCGACGCAAATCCTTGTTCCGACCGGCAGCGTCGATCCGCGCCGTCGACGAGGTCTCGCTGACCATCGAGCCGGCCCAGTCGGTGGCGCTCGTCGGGCGCTCCGGCTGCGGCAAGTCCACGCTTGCCCGCATGATCCTGGCGCTGGACAAGCCTACGGCCGGCGCCATCCGCTTTCGCGGCGAGACCATCACCGGCAAGGCGGAGGCAGCGCTAAGACCGGCACGGCGCGACATGCAGGTGGTGTTCCAGGATCCCTACGGCTCCTTCGATCCGCGCCAGAAGGTCGAGAGGCTGGTCGCCGAACCGCTGCATCTTCTGGAGAAGCAGCCGACCAGGGCCGAGCGCCGCGAGATGGTCGCGCACGCGCTCGACGAAGTCGGGCTCGGTCCGCGCGACATGGACAAATACCCGCATGAATTCTCGGGCGGCCAGCGCCAGCGCCTGTCGATCGCCCGCGCCATCATCACCCGCCCGAAACTGGTCGTCGCCGACGAGCCAGTCTCGGCGCTGGATGTCTCGATCCGCGCCCAGATCCTCGATCTCTTCGCCGAACTCAACCAGAAGCTCGGCATCGCCTATCTCTTCATCACCCACGACCTGACGGTGGCTCGCGCCATGTCGGACGAGGTGCTGGTCATGCAGGAGGGCAAGATCATCGAGCGCGGTCGGACCGCCGACGTGCTCGACAACCCACGCTCGGAAGCGGCGCAGGCACTGGTCGCGGCGGCGCCCGATCTTCACCGCGCGATCACGCGGCGCATGCAGGAACAAGGGTGA
- a CDS encoding ABC transporter permease yields MTMRIELPEETFAGVLAKAFGNRSFLIGFVITLLVAAVALLSFVWTPYDVTRLVIADKTQAPSAAHWFGTDHFGRDILSMIMVGARNSIAVALVAVGIGMGVGVPLGAFAAARGGIADEALMRVNDLVFAFPALLSAIMITAIFGPGAVNAIIAIGIFNIPVFARVARAGALAIWPREFILAARAAGKGMTEITVEHILPNIATLLLVQGTIQFALGILAEAGLSYVGLGAQPPMPSWGRMLFDAQTRMVTAPWMAIFPGMAIVVTVLGLNLLGDGIADILDPKSRRQR; encoded by the coding sequence ATGACGATGCGCATCGAGCTGCCAGAGGAAACCTTCGCCGGCGTCCTGGCCAAGGCCTTCGGCAACCGCTCGTTCCTCATCGGCTTCGTCATCACGCTGCTGGTGGCCGCGGTCGCGCTGCTTTCCTTTGTCTGGACGCCCTATGACGTCACCAGGCTGGTGATCGCCGACAAGACGCAGGCGCCCTCGGCGGCGCACTGGTTCGGCACCGATCATTTTGGCCGCGACATCCTGTCGATGATCATGGTCGGCGCCCGCAACTCGATTGCCGTGGCGCTGGTTGCGGTCGGCATCGGCATGGGCGTAGGCGTGCCGCTCGGCGCCTTTGCCGCCGCGCGCGGCGGCATCGCCGACGAGGCTCTGATGCGCGTCAACGACCTCGTCTTCGCCTTCCCGGCGCTGCTTTCGGCGATCATGATCACCGCCATCTTCGGCCCCGGCGCCGTCAACGCCATCATCGCCATCGGCATCTTCAACATCCCGGTCTTCGCCCGCGTCGCCCGCGCCGGCGCGCTGGCGATCTGGCCGCGCGAATTCATCCTTGCCGCGCGCGCCGCCGGCAAGGGCATGACCGAGATCACGGTCGAGCACATCCTGCCCAACATCGCGACCCTGCTGCTCGTCCAGGGCACCATCCAGTTTGCGCTGGGCATCCTCGCCGAAGCCGGTCTTTCCTATGTCGGCCTTGGCGCGCAGCCGCCGATGCCGAGTTGGGGCCGCATGCTGTTCGACGCGCAGACGCGTATGGTGACGGCGCCCTGGATGGCGATCTTTCCCGGTATGGCGATCGTCGTCACCGTGCTGGGGCTAAACCTGCTCGGCGACGGCATCGCCGACATACTCGATCCGAAATCGCGGCGGCAGCGATGA
- a CDS encoding dimethylsulfonioproprionate lyase family protein, producing the protein MPTVFDELLDRFHLYLAGVDSDLIADAVARIDWHMPSRPLEPRSLGCVRHLDRITELAPPDIRPLAQFAADHRNELRWGQTYTAADFGQAFIDNYGWLEVFGTRGHFVNDAVAAGLLILGPDIVYPDHHLIAEEIYIPLTGGTEWRMGEGDFHVREAGEVVYHASNVSHAMRTGKEPLMALYVWRGGPLAQKSTIGGAGGRG; encoded by the coding sequence GTGCCGACAGTTTTCGATGAGTTGCTGGACCGGTTCCACCTCTATCTCGCCGGCGTCGACAGCGATCTGATCGCGGACGCGGTCGCGCGCATCGATTGGCACATGCCCTCTCGCCCGCTCGAACCGCGCTCGCTCGGCTGCGTACGCCATCTCGATCGCATCACGGAGCTTGCGCCGCCGGACATCAGGCCGCTGGCGCAGTTCGCGGCCGATCACCGGAACGAGTTGCGCTGGGGGCAGACCTACACGGCCGCCGATTTCGGCCAGGCTTTCATCGACAATTACGGCTGGCTGGAGGTTTTCGGCACGCGCGGGCATTTCGTCAACGACGCGGTCGCGGCCGGCCTGCTGATCCTCGGGCCCGACATCGTCTACCCCGACCATCATCTCATCGCCGAAGAGATCTATATTCCGCTGACCGGTGGCACCGAGTGGCGCATGGGTGAGGGCGACTTTCACGTTCGCGAGGCCGGCGAAGTCGTCTATCACGCATCCAATGTCAGTCACGCCATGCGCACCGGCAAGGAGCCGCTGATGGCGCTCTATGTCTGGCGCGGCGGACCGTTGGCGCAGAAGTCGACTATTGGCGGCGCCGGGGGCAGGGGCTGA
- a CDS encoding helix-turn-helix transcriptional regulator, giving the protein MSDETERHRQDNRSPALHFEMVRRQPAASLAGIVTDICGYREISPGHFRIVEYASLTVPLVISFAEAFAIGLGRSPGDNDRYASFAAGLYAGPVMIESFGGACCVQVNFTPLGARQFFGLPMSELRDRMVGLDDALGFDGIALRERLGEASDWDTRFDIAEGFIAGRLAEANALSPEIAWAYRTVIASGGRTRVSAIAGEIGWSRKHLAAKFTDAIGIGPKTLSRIVRFNRALSLSKRQDDDWAGIAADCGYADQAHLVREFRQLAGETPTALAALA; this is encoded by the coding sequence ATGTCTGACGAGACTGAGCGCCATCGACAAGACAATCGGTCCCCGGCCCTCCATTTCGAGATGGTCCGGCGCCAACCCGCCGCGTCGCTCGCCGGCATCGTCACCGATATCTGCGGCTACCGTGAGATATCGCCCGGCCATTTCCGCATCGTGGAATATGCCTCGCTCACCGTGCCGCTGGTGATCAGCTTCGCCGAGGCCTTTGCGATCGGGCTCGGCCGCAGCCCAGGCGACAATGACCGCTACGCCAGCTTCGCCGCCGGCCTCTATGCCGGGCCGGTCATGATCGAATCCTTCGGCGGCGCCTGCTGCGTCCAGGTCAATTTCACGCCGCTGGGCGCCAGGCAATTCTTCGGCCTGCCGATGAGCGAGTTGCGGGACCGCATGGTCGGGTTGGACGATGCGCTGGGCTTTGACGGCATCGCATTGCGCGAACGGCTCGGCGAAGCGTCGGATTGGGACACGCGCTTCGACATAGCCGAAGGCTTCATCGCCGGCCGCCTTGCGGAGGCAAATGCGTTGTCGCCGGAAATCGCCTGGGCCTATAGGACGGTCATTGCATCGGGCGGCCGCACCCGCGTTTCCGCGATCGCCGGCGAGATCGGCTGGAGCCGCAAGCATCTCGCGGCCAAATTCACCGACGCGATCGGCATCGGCCCGAAGACATTGTCACGCATCGTGCGCTTCAACCGCGCGCTTTCCCTGTCGAAGCGGCAGGACGATGACTGGGCCGGCATCGCCGCCGATTGCGGCTATGCCGACCAGGCGCATCTGGTTCGCGAGTTCCGCCAACTTGCCGGCGAAACGCCGACCGCGCTCGCCGCGCTGGCATAG
- a CDS encoding isobutyryl-CoA dehydrogenase, with product MDAAVDAGTGQFELTEEQRAIQEMAQAFAADRVAPNALDWDRAKHFPADVIRETGPLGLGGIYVRDDVGGSALGRLDAVLIFEALAHADPAFSSFISIHNMAASMIDRFGSDEQRQRFLPKLTSMEWLASYCLTEPGSGSDAAALKTRAVKSGGDYVLNGAKQFISGAGDSDLYVVMARTGGDGPKGISTLVVPKDAPGLSFGANEHKMGWHMQSTRQVIFEDCKVPAENLLATEGAGFGIAMAGLDGGRLNIAACSLGGAQSALDKALTYTSERKAFGSKINQFQALQFRLADMETELQAARIFLYAAASKLDRKAPDAGKWSAMAKRFVTDIGFNVANEALQLHGGYGYLHDYGIEKLVRDLRVHQILEGTNEIMRVIIARTLIGR from the coding sequence ATGGACGCGGCAGTCGATGCGGGCACTGGCCAATTCGAACTCACCGAGGAGCAGCGCGCCATCCAGGAGATGGCTCAGGCCTTCGCGGCAGACCGTGTCGCGCCGAATGCGCTCGACTGGGACCGGGCCAAACACTTTCCCGCCGATGTGATCCGCGAGACCGGACCTCTCGGCCTCGGCGGCATCTATGTCCGCGATGATGTCGGCGGCTCGGCGCTCGGGCGTCTCGATGCGGTGCTGATCTTCGAGGCGCTGGCCCACGCAGATCCGGCCTTCTCATCGTTTATCTCGATCCACAACATGGCCGCCTCGATGATCGACCGCTTCGGCAGCGACGAGCAGCGCCAACGCTTTCTGCCGAAGCTGACCTCGATGGAATGGCTGGCGAGCTATTGTCTGACCGAACCCGGCTCGGGCTCGGATGCCGCTGCGCTGAAGACGCGGGCGGTGAAAAGCGGTGGCGACTATGTCTTGAACGGCGCCAAGCAGTTCATCTCGGGCGCCGGCGACAGCGACCTCTATGTCGTGATGGCGCGCACCGGCGGCGACGGACCGAAAGGCATCTCGACCCTCGTCGTGCCCAAGGATGCGCCGGGCCTCTCCTTCGGCGCCAACGAGCACAAGATGGGCTGGCACATGCAGTCCACCCGCCAGGTGATCTTCGAGGACTGCAAGGTGCCGGCCGAGAACCTGCTTGCAACGGAAGGCGCGGGCTTCGGCATCGCCATGGCCGGGCTCGACGGCGGCCGGCTCAACATCGCCGCATGCTCGCTGGGCGGCGCACAATCGGCGCTCGACAAGGCGCTGACCTACACGAGCGAGCGCAAGGCCTTCGGCTCCAAGATCAACCAGTTCCAGGCACTGCAGTTCAGGCTGGCCGACATGGAGACTGAGCTGCAGGCCGCCCGCATCTTTCTCTACGCCGCCGCCTCGAAGCTCGACCGCAAGGCGCCCGATGCCGGCAAATGGTCGGCGATGGCCAAGCGCTTCGTCACCGACATCGGCTTCAATGTTGCTAACGAAGCGCTGCAACTGCATGGCGGCTACGGCTATCTGCACGATTACGGCATCGAGAAGCTGGTGCGGGATCTGCGCGTCCACCAGATCCTCGAAGGCACCAACGAGATCATGCGCGTCATCATCGCACGCACGCTGATAGGCCGCTGA
- a CDS encoding cobyric acid synthase yields MAKAIMLQGTGSDVGKTVLVAGLCRAARKRGLKVRPFKPQNMSNNAAVADIPGDDKAGGGEIGRGQWLQALACGVTPTVHMNPVLLKPQSDIGSQVVVQGKVFGEARARDYQAMKARLMDAVLESWAKVGEGADLVIVEGAGSPAEINLRSRDMANMGFATRANVPVILVGDIDRGGVIASVAGTHLILPEADRRMIAGYLINKFRGDVSLFDDGISAIEKFTGWPCFGVVPWLKAAARLPSEDSVVLERLASGEKRALKVAVPMLARIANFDDLDPLKAEPQVEVVFVPPGKRLPEDAGLVVIPGSKSTIGDLTRFRENGWDRDLAAHRKRGGHVVGICGGYQMLGRMVRDPEGIEGSVTEAEGLGLLDIETVMEPEKTVRNSSARSVQFGLPLEGYEIHLGRTTGPDTARPSAIINGVEDGAVSADGKVIGTYLHGLFSADAFRAAYLKSLGVSGGGIDYRADVEKALDEVAAELERHLDCDAIFALAR; encoded by the coding sequence ATGGCCAAAGCGATCATGCTGCAGGGCACCGGCTCGGATGTCGGCAAGACCGTGCTGGTGGCGGGGCTCTGCCGGGCCGCGAGAAAACGCGGGCTGAAGGTCAGGCCGTTCAAGCCGCAGAACATGTCGAACAATGCCGCCGTCGCCGACATTCCCGGCGACGACAAAGCCGGCGGCGGCGAGATCGGCCGTGGGCAATGGCTGCAGGCGCTGGCCTGCGGAGTGACGCCGACCGTGCACATGAACCCGGTGCTGCTCAAGCCGCAAAGCGATATCGGCTCGCAAGTGGTGGTGCAGGGCAAGGTGTTCGGCGAGGCACGGGCGCGCGACTATCAGGCGATGAAGGCCCGGCTGATGGATGCGGTGCTGGAGTCCTGGGCGAAGGTCGGCGAGGGCGCCGACCTGGTCATCGTCGAAGGCGCCGGCTCGCCCGCCGAGATCAATCTCAGGAGCCGAGACATGGCCAATATGGGCTTCGCGACGCGCGCCAATGTGCCGGTGATCTTGGTCGGCGACATCGACCGCGGCGGCGTCATCGCCTCGGTCGCCGGCACGCATCTGATCCTGCCGGAGGCAGACCGGCGCATGATCGCCGGCTATCTCATCAACAAGTTCCGCGGCGACGTTTCGCTGTTCGACGACGGCATAAGCGCGATCGAGAAATTCACCGGCTGGCCGTGCTTCGGCGTGGTTCCCTGGCTGAAGGCTGCTGCGCGCCTGCCGTCGGAAGATTCGGTCGTGCTCGAGCGTCTCGCTTCCGGCGAGAAGCGCGCGCTGAAGGTGGCGGTGCCGATGCTGGCGCGCATCGCCAATTTCGACGACCTCGACCCGCTCAAGGCCGAGCCGCAGGTCGAGGTGGTGTTCGTGCCGCCGGGCAAGAGGCTGCCGGAGGACGCCGGGCTGGTGGTCATTCCCGGCTCGAAGTCGACGATCGGCGATCTGACAAGATTCCGCGAGAATGGCTGGGATCGCGATCTTGCCGCTCATCGCAAGCGCGGCGGCCATGTCGTCGGCATCTGCGGCGGCTATCAGATGCTCGGCCGCATGGTGCGCGATCCCGAAGGCATCGAAGGCAGCGTCACCGAGGCCGAAGGCCTCGGTCTGCTCGACATCGAAACGGTGATGGAGCCGGAAAAGACGGTGCGCAATTCAAGCGCCCGTTCGGTGCAGTTCGGCCTGCCGCTCGAAGGCTATGAGATCCATCTCGGCCGCACCACCGGTCCGGACACGGCGCGGCCGTCAGCGATCATCAACGGCGTCGAGGACGGCGCGGTCTCCGCCGACGGCAAGGTGATCGGAACCTACCTGCACGGGCTGTTCTCCGCCGACGCTTTCCGTGCCGCGTATTTGAAGAGCCTGGGCGTCAGCGGCGGCGGCATCGACTACCGCGCCGATGTCGAGAAGGCGCTGGACGAGGTCGCGGCGGAGCTGGAGAGGCATCTCGACTGCGACGCGATTTTCGCCCTGGCGCGATAG
- the mmsB gene encoding 3-hydroxyisobutyrate dehydrogenase, which translates to MTTIAFIGLGNMGNPMAANLVKAGHAVLGFDLVPENLTVAKEHGVTVMANAVAAVKDADVVITMLPAGKHVLSVYEDIASKAKKGALLIDSSTIDVESARKAHAIAARHGLPSIDAPVSGGTGGATAGTLTFMAGGSNEAFAAAEPILKPMAGRIVHCGGDGAGQAAKICNNMILGISMIGVAEAFVLAEKLGLSHQALFDVASTSSGQCWSLTTYCPVPGPVPASPANRDYKPGFAAALMLKDLKLSQEAAQGAGAVTPLGAEATQLYALFNAQGNAGADFSGIINFLRGDRT; encoded by the coding sequence ATGACCACCATTGCCTTCATCGGCCTCGGCAACATGGGCAATCCAATGGCCGCCAATCTGGTCAAGGCGGGCCATGCGGTGCTGGGCTTCGACCTCGTGCCCGAGAATCTTACAGTCGCGAAAGAACACGGCGTGACAGTGATGGCGAACGCCGTCGCCGCGGTGAAGGACGCCGATGTGGTCATCACCATGCTTCCCGCCGGCAAGCATGTGCTGTCGGTTTATGAGGACATCGCGTCGAAGGCAAAGAAAGGCGCATTGCTGATCGATTCCTCGACCATCGATGTCGAATCGGCGCGCAAGGCGCATGCGATTGCAGCCAGGCACGGCCTGCCCTCGATCGACGCGCCTGTCTCAGGCGGCACCGGCGGCGCCACCGCCGGCACGCTGACCTTCATGGCCGGCGGATCCAACGAGGCTTTTGCCGCCGCCGAACCGATCCTGAAGCCGATGGCCGGCCGCATCGTCCATTGCGGCGGCGACGGCGCCGGCCAGGCCGCCAAGATCTGCAACAACATGATCCTCGGCATCTCGATGATCGGCGTCGCCGAGGCCTTCGTGCTGGCCGAGAAGCTTGGCCTGTCGCATCAGGCGCTGTTCGATGTGGCCTCCACCTCTTCCGGCCAATGCTGGTCGCTCACCACCTACTGCCCGGTGCCAGGTCCCGTTCCGGCTTCACCCGCGAACCGCGACTACAAGCCGGGCTTTGCCGCTGCGCTGATGCTGAAGGACCTGAAACTGTCGCAGGAAGCCGCGCAGGGCGCAGGCGCAGTGACGCCTTTGGGCGCCGAGGCGACGCAGCTCTACGCGCTGTTCAACGCCCAAGGGAATGCTGGCGCCGATTTTTCCGGCATTATTAATTTCCTGCGCGGCGATCGAACCTAA
- a CDS encoding TSUP family transporter, which produces MIDLTLQTVLILTAAAFAAGFVDSIAGGGGLITIPALLLAGFSPVAALGTNKLQGMFGSGSATIHYAANGQVNLRRQLPSALLALVGGAIGALLATVVPGDLLRALLPVLLVAIALYFAFKPNMGDVDRVERLSPFLFGLTVVPAVGFYDGLFGPGTGSFLMLAFVALAGYGVLKATAHTKLLNFASNIGGFTVFAAVGVVYWKIGLMMGVAQFLGARLGASLAIRIGARLIKPLLVIVCVALAIKLLADPANPLRQLIGV; this is translated from the coding sequence ATGATCGACCTTACCCTGCAGACCGTCCTCATACTCACCGCCGCCGCTTTCGCGGCGGGCTTTGTCGATTCGATCGCCGGCGGCGGCGGCCTGATCACCATTCCGGCGTTGCTTCTGGCGGGTTTCTCTCCGGTCGCAGCGCTCGGCACCAACAAGCTGCAGGGCATGTTCGGCTCCGGCTCGGCCACCATCCACTATGCCGCCAACGGCCAGGTCAATCTGCGACGCCAACTCCCCTCCGCGCTGCTGGCGCTGGTCGGCGGCGCCATCGGCGCCCTGCTGGCGACGGTCGTGCCCGGAGACCTCCTGCGCGCCCTGCTGCCGGTTCTTCTGGTCGCGATTGCGCTCTACTTCGCGTTCAAGCCCAACATGGGCGACGTGGATCGTGTCGAGCGCCTGTCACCGTTTCTGTTCGGTCTGACGGTCGTGCCGGCCGTTGGCTTCTATGACGGTTTGTTCGGCCCGGGCACCGGCTCATTCCTCATGCTGGCCTTCGTTGCGCTCGCCGGTTACGGCGTGCTCAAGGCGACGGCGCACACCAAGCTGCTCAACTTCGCCTCCAACATCGGCGGCTTCACCGTCTTCGCCGCCGTCGGTGTCGTCTACTGGAAGATCGGTCTGATGATGGGCGTGGCGCAGTTCCTCGGCGCACGCCTCGGCGCCAGCCTCGCCATCCGCATCGGCGCCCGGCTGATCAAACCGCTGCTGGTGATCGTGTGCGTGGCGCTGGCGATCAAGCTCCTGGCCGACCCGGCCAATCCGTTACGTCAGCTGATTGGTGTGTGA
- a CDS encoding VOC family protein — MPTATEAPRIYPALRYRNAAQMIDWLRDAFGFEVRARYGDGDIVHHAELTFASSMIMLGTARDDDYGKMVGEPGGGGGKSIYVAVDDADAAYAKAKKAGAKIIQALVDRDYGSREFICLDPEGNVWSFGTYWPKAGEKA, encoded by the coding sequence ATGCCCACGGCAACGGAAGCACCTCGCATCTATCCCGCCTTACGCTACAGGAACGCGGCCCAGATGATCGACTGGCTCCGCGATGCGTTCGGCTTCGAAGTGCGTGCCCGCTATGGCGATGGCGATATCGTCCATCATGCAGAGCTGACCTTCGCCTCCTCGATGATCATGCTGGGCACGGCGCGCGACGACGACTACGGCAAGATGGTCGGCGAGCCGGGCGGCGGTGGCGGCAAGTCGATCTACGTCGCCGTCGACGATGCCGACGCCGCCTATGCCAAAGCCAAGAAGGCCGGCGCCAAAATCATCCAGGCGCTGGTCGACCGTGACTACGGCAGCCGCGAGTTCATCTGCCTCGACCCGGAGGGCAATGTCTGGTCCTTCGGCACTTACTGGCCGAAAGCCGGCGAGAAGGCGTGA
- a CDS encoding TerB family tellurite resistance protein, with protein MAMALLDQIRSIFEGDPGVRKVADDPVLSAELLMLFRMILADGSVSESEMVTFRRICREAFGIQESSIDSVIEYLNDYGYETNGSQAVALFRDLDVERRKLLARHMAEIAKADSKLAESEVKLLRRTLDLLGISPVDLVKPES; from the coding sequence ATGGCGATGGCGCTGCTTGATCAGATACGCTCGATCTTCGAGGGCGACCCGGGGGTGCGCAAGGTGGCGGACGATCCGGTGCTGTCGGCGGAGCTTCTGATGCTGTTCCGCATGATCCTGGCCGACGGGTCGGTTTCGGAGAGCGAGATGGTCACCTTCCGGCGCATCTGCAGGGAAGCCTTCGGCATTCAAGAATCCTCGATCGACAGCGTCATCGAATATCTCAACGACTATGGCTACGAGACCAACGGCTCGCAGGCGGTCGCGCTGTTCCGCGACCTCGATGTCGAGCGGCGCAAACTGCTCGCCCGACACATGGCCGAAATCGCCAAGGCGGATTCCAAGCTGGCGGAGAGCGAGGTGAAGCTTCTGCGCCGCACGCTCGACCTGCTCGGCATCAGCCCGGTTGATTTGGTCAAGCCGGAAAGCTGA
- a CDS encoding cytochrome c oxidase assembly factor Coa1 family protein, with amino-acid sequence MAVQPLNQSAQIPPELDRWNWGAFLLNWIWGIGNNTFIALLALIPLVNIVMIFVLGARGSRWAWRNGTWRDAEHFRRTQRNWAIAGLVVWVVGIGGCAATVGSVPYILKGNDAYRMTMDVIRADERVKAAIGDDMTDNFWIGGHINVEASGTGDAQFGIPIHGARGKGTVFSHLVRNAGQWSMRLLVVRIDGVDAPIVLKNEDHVPIPNAAIGI; translated from the coding sequence ATGGCCGTGCAACCGCTCAACCAGTCTGCCCAGATCCCGCCAGAGCTCGACCGCTGGAACTGGGGCGCATTCCTGCTCAACTGGATCTGGGGTATCGGCAACAACACCTTCATCGCGCTGCTGGCGCTGATCCCTCTCGTCAACATCGTCATGATCTTCGTGCTGGGCGCGCGCGGCAGCCGCTGGGCCTGGCGGAACGGGACTTGGCGCGATGCCGAGCACTTCCGCAGGACGCAGCGCAACTGGGCGATTGCCGGCCTTGTCGTCTGGGTGGTCGGCATCGGCGGCTGCGCGGCGACGGTCGGCAGCGTTCCCTATATCCTGAAAGGCAACGACGCCTATCGGATGACCATGGATGTCATCCGCGCGGACGAGCGCGTGAAAGCAGCCATTGGCGACGATATGACCGACAATTTCTGGATCGGGGGCCACATCAATGTCGAAGCGAGCGGGACGGGAGATGCCCAATTCGGCATTCCGATCCATGGCGCCAGGGGCAAGGGAACCGTGTTCTCGCACCTTGTCCGCAACGCCGGCCAATGGAGCATGCGTCTGCTCGTGGTGCGGATCGACGGCGTCGATGCGCCGATCGTGCTGAAGAATGAAGATCACGTGCCGATCCCGAACGCGGCGATCGGGATATAG